The following proteins come from a genomic window of Nothobranchius furzeri strain GRZ-AD chromosome 1, NfurGRZ-RIMD1, whole genome shotgun sequence:
- the LOC129156264 gene encoding cis-aconitate decarboxylase, which translates to MDFDDTWHPATHPSGAVLPALFALSDMMPANSKPSGLDFLLAFNVGIEIQGRLMRFSNEARSIPKRFHPPTVVGPMGSAAACSCLLSLDPSQCSHALAIAASLAGAPMANAATQSKPLHIGNASRLGLEAALLASRGLEASPLVLDAVAGVAGFSAFYEDYVPQPLESPDDGGHVFLLEEQDMAFKRFPAHLGMHWVADAAAAVHELLVGHGLGQVSPHQVQDILLRVPQSKYINRPFPESEHEARHSFQFNACSALLDGEVTVQSFSPPAMSRPELHFLLSRVRMEHPEDNPANFNRMYGEVQVTLVGGDILKGRCDTFYGHWHNPLTNESLSKKFRSNAEVVLPSEKVERLVEVVEELDRLDDCGALLSQLQ; encoded by the exons ATGGACTTTGACGACACGTGGCATCCAGCCACTCATCCCTCAGGAGCTGTTCTCCCAGCTTTGTTTGCTCTCAGTGACATGATGCCGGCTAACAGCAAACCAAGCGGTCTGGACTTCTTACTGGCCTTCAATGTCGGCATTGAGATCCAGGGCCGTCTGATGAGGTTCTCTAATGAAGCACGCAGCATTCCCAAGAG gttcCATCCTCCCACTGTGGTGGGTCCTATGGGAAGTGCAGCAGCCtgttcttgtctcctgtctctggATCCGTCTCAGTGCAGTCATGCCTTGGCTATAGCAGCTTCTCTAGCTGGAGCTCCGATGGCTAATGCTGCCACTCAGTCCAAGCCCCTTCACATCGGCAACGCCTCTCGTTTGGGGCTTGAAGCTGCTCTGCTGGCCTCCAGAGGCCTAGAGGCCAGTCCTCTGGTCTTGGATGCTGTTGCAGGAGTGGCGGGCTTCAGCGCCTTTTATGAAGATTATGTTCCTCAGCCTTTAGAGTCACCTGATGATGGTGGACATGTGTTCCTGTTAGAGGAGCAGGACATGGCTTTTAAGCGTTTTCCTGCCCATCTGGGGATGCACTGGGTAGCTGATGCTGCAGCTGCGGTCCATGAGCTCCTTGTGGGACATGGTCTAGGACAGGTGTCCCCACATCAGGTCCAGGACATCCTGCTCAGAGTCCCCCAGTCTAAATACATCAACAGGCCTTTTCCCGAGTCAGAGCACGAGGCACGCCACTCCTTCCAGTTTAacgcctgcagcgctctgctggACGGTGAGGTGACCGTGCAGTCCTTCAGCCCGCCCGCCATGAGCCGCCCAGAGCTGCATTTCCTGCTGAGCCGTGTTCGCATGGAGCATCCTGAGGACAACCCCGCCAATTTCAACCGCATGTACGGAGAAGTCCAGGTGACTCTAGTTGGAGGAGACATCCTGAAGGGCCGCTGTGACACCTTCTACGGCCACTGGCACAACCCGCTGACAAACGAGAGCCTGAGCAAGAAGTTCAGAAGCAACGCAGAGGTGGTGCTGCCATCAGAGAAGGTGGAGcggctggtggaggtggtggaggagctggACAGGCTGGATGATTGTGGAGCTCTTCTCTCACAGCTGCAGTGA